A region from the Volucribacter amazonae genome encodes:
- the mlaF gene encoding phospholipid ABC transporter ATP-binding protein MlaF, producing MNQTSENLIEVKNLTFKRGERTIYQNLNLNVPKGKITAIMGPSGIGKTTLLKLIGGQLSPQAGQIFFDGVNICQLSNHALYELRKRMGMLFQSGALFTDISTFDNVAFPLREHTQLPESLIRKIVLMKLQAVGLRGAKDLMPAELSGGMARRVALARAIALDPDLMMFDEPFTGQDPISMGVIVSLIKRLNQALQLTSIVVSHDVNEVLSIADYAYIVANKQIIAEGTAEQLRQSQDPQVLQFLRGEADGPVQFNYPAPDYIEELFV from the coding sequence ATGAATCAAACAAGTGAAAATCTGATAGAAGTAAAAAATTTAACCTTTAAACGAGGTGAAAGAACCATTTATCAGAACCTAAACCTCAATGTCCCCAAAGGCAAAATTACTGCCATCATGGGGCCTTCTGGTATTGGTAAAACCACTTTATTAAAGTTAATTGGCGGACAGCTCAGCCCACAAGCGGGGCAAATATTCTTTGATGGGGTAAATATTTGTCAGTTATCCAATCATGCTTTATATGAATTAAGAAAACGTATGGGGATGCTATTTCAATCAGGCGCATTATTTACCGATATATCAACCTTTGATAATGTGGCTTTTCCTTTGCGTGAACATACCCAATTACCCGAATCATTGATTCGCAAAATCGTGTTAATGAAATTACAAGCGGTAGGATTGCGTGGTGCAAAGGATTTAATGCCCGCTGAATTATCTGGCGGTATGGCGCGACGAGTTGCCCTTGCGCGCGCCATTGCACTCGATCCTGATTTAATGATGTTTGATGAACCTTTTACTGGGCAAGATCCTATTAGTATGGGGGTGATTGTCAGCTTAATTAAGCGATTAAATCAAGCCTTACAGCTTACTTCTATTGTGGTATCTCACGATGTCAATGAAGTGCTGAGTATCGCTGATTACGCTTATATTGTGGCAAATAAACAAATTATTGCCGAAGGCACAGCAGAACAATTACGCCAAAGCCAAGATCCTCAGGTTTTACAATTCCTACGAGGCGAAGCCGATGGGCCAGTACAATTTAATTACCCTGCCCCCGACTATATAGAGGAATTATTTGTATGA